One genomic region from Metallosphaera tengchongensis encodes:
- a CDS encoding acyl-CoA thioesterase produces MLRVSDTLVRTINLVHYQQTNFMGRLHGGDMLKFLADAGMLASMKVGKGLAVLASLDEVLFKRGANLGDIVTVDARVLYIGKTSMEVEMIARRGSETIVTATGTYVKVDNKFRPAPVGDIVVPETEEEREAVAKAMKRREVKVNKLKNKNTMRICSNDPTNFLRHRLSNTTFVGPTMTYDGSVVSAGALLKAMDDLGGTLALRYNGIDHYSPKQDGVVTVAVSDIFFYSPIRLGDIIEMNAGLTFVGKTSMDILINVNRLNMENQECSHVTTAYFSYVRVDPEGRKKEVPIYIPENEYEVELWKESARRRGAVSS; encoded by the coding sequence TTGTTAAGAGTCAGTGACACCTTGGTTAGGACAATTAATTTGGTTCACTATCAGCAAACCAATTTCATGGGAAGACTACATGGAGGTGACATGCTCAAGTTCTTGGCGGACGCCGGAATGCTAGCCTCCATGAAGGTTGGAAAAGGTCTGGCAGTTCTAGCCTCTCTTGACGAAGTGTTGTTCAAGAGAGGGGCCAACCTGGGAGACATAGTCACTGTGGATGCGAGAGTGTTGTATATAGGTAAAACCTCAATGGAAGTTGAGATGATTGCCAGAAGGGGATCCGAAACGATAGTTACCGCTACCGGAACTTACGTTAAAGTAGACAACAAATTCAGACCTGCTCCTGTTGGTGATATAGTTGTTCCAGAGACGGAGGAAGAGAGAGAAGCTGTGGCAAAAGCCATGAAAAGAAGAGAAGTCAAGGTCAACAAGTTGAAAAATAAGAACACAATGAGGATATGTTCAAATGATCCAACAAACTTCTTGAGACATAGGCTGAGCAACACAACCTTCGTTGGACCTACCATGACTTACGATGGTAGCGTGGTATCAGCGGGAGCTCTTTTGAAGGCAATGGATGACTTAGGTGGAACTTTGGCATTGAGATATAATGGGATAGATCACTACTCCCCTAAACAAGATGGAGTTGTGACTGTAGCTGTATCTGATATTTTCTTTTACTCGCCAATCAGGCTAGGGGACATCATTGAAATGAACGCTGGGTTAACTTTCGTGGGTAAGACCTCAATGGATATCTTAATTAACGTTAATAGGTTAAACATGGAAAACCAAGAATGTTCTCACGTTACAACAGCATACTTTTCGTACGTTAGAGTTGATCCTGAAGGTAGGAAAAAGGAAGTTCCAATCTACATCCCAGAAAACGAATACGAGGTTGAGCTGTGGAAAGAGTCAGCTAGAAGAAGAGGTGCTGTATCTTCTTGA
- a CDS encoding MFS transporter — protein MRKFLSQPLLVATTTYIGIWYPVTLYAQTKSVFLLGLATTLYNLANGAGSYFWGDLLDRTYRRVEFGVTLPSLLLISSILLNGNLTESLLGYSLAGFSSSLNSPLYSLILLENYSFEEIPKMNSRLSQLTLIGNAAGSISAIFESSYTYPLVLSIFSLPLTLFSISGVTGKPNFDRRLRTKNVKELSEALISFASFNFAAEIFFTAYVPLNYDLKNPKYFIYLSYFILYLIDEGVYYISARIVNGKESFLMYVSLTGRALIVLLTSALLKLRIEPNTSQIPLFVTFGSIYPVFSISFFSYIFRGLKKNRGSIIGIFNAVEDMANIAGSSAVSFFGNDLNLDYLVSFYSFSLSTITLYAFISRRYSTSSSS, from the coding sequence ATGAGGAAATTTCTCTCACAACCGCTGTTAGTGGCAACCACTACATATATAGGTATATGGTATCCCGTGACTCTCTACGCTCAAACGAAGTCGGTATTTCTCTTGGGTTTGGCTACTACACTGTATAACTTGGCCAACGGAGCAGGATCTTATTTCTGGGGGGACCTGTTGGACAGAACTTATAGGCGAGTAGAATTCGGGGTAACATTACCTTCCCTTCTACTTATTTCCTCTATTCTCCTTAATGGAAATCTGACGGAAAGCCTTTTGGGATACTCTCTAGCAGGATTCTCATCGTCGTTGAACTCTCCGCTCTATTCGCTTATACTTCTGGAAAATTATAGCTTTGAAGAGATTCCCAAAATGAACTCAAGGCTCTCCCAACTCACCTTAATTGGAAACGCTGCGGGAAGCATTTCAGCAATTTTCGAAAGCAGTTACACGTACCCGCTTGTTTTGTCCATTTTTTCATTACCTTTAACTCTATTCTCCATTAGCGGAGTAACGGGAAAACCTAATTTCGATAGGAGGCTAAGGACCAAAAACGTCAAAGAGTTGTCAGAGGCGCTGATCTCTTTTGCGTCATTTAACTTCGCTGCAGAGATATTCTTTACAGCTTACGTCCCTCTAAACTATGATCTGAAAAATCCTAAATATTTTATCTATTTAAGTTATTTTATATTATATCTTATTGATGAAGGAGTTTACTATATTTCAGCTAGAATAGTTAATGGCAAGGAGAGTTTCCTAATGTATGTATCATTAACAGGGAGGGCGCTAATAGTACTCTTAACTTCAGCTTTACTTAAACTAAGGATAGAGCCCAATACGTCGCAAATCCCTCTTTTCGTAACTTTTGGGTCTATATATCCTGTGTTCAGTATCTCGTTCTTTTCCTATATTTTCAGAGGGCTGAAGAAGAATAGGGGTTCGATTATAGGGATATTCAATGCGGTAGAAGACATGGCAAATATAGCAGGTAGTAGCGCGGTTAGCTTCTTTGGCAACGATCTCAACTTAGATTATCTAGTTTCTTTCTACTCCTTCTCACTATCAACCATAACCTTGTACGCTTTCATTTCAAGAAGATACAGCACCTCTTCTTCTAGCTGA